From the Pseudomonas lalucatii genome, the window ACCGGGCAGGGGGTGGTGCGCTGAAGTCGCTCGAGCTTCCCGAGGGCCCCGCCGAGTCGCCGCGCCGGCGACTGCCCCGCTGGCCGTTGCGGCGCGAGCAGTGGCTGTGCCTGCTGTGCCTGCTGCTACTGACGGGGATGGCCTGGTGGCTGTTGCTGCGCATGGCCGAGGACATGGCCGCGACGGGTAGCATGCTGGCCATGGCCGCCATGCCGATGCCCTGGGCCGCCCGGGATGCCCTGCTGATGCTGGCGATGTGGGCGGTGATGATGGTCGGCATGATGCTGCCCGGCGCCCTGCCGATGTTCCTGCTGTACCAGCAGATGCTGCGCAGGTACCTGGACCCGCCCGAGCGCCGGCTGGCCCTGCTGCTGTTCTGCCTGGCCTATCTGCTGCTATGGGCCGCGTTCGGCCTGCTCGCCACCGCGCTGCAATGGGGCCTGGAGCAACTCGCCCTGCTCGACCCGCAACTGCGCAGCAACAATCGTTGGCTCGCGGCCGCGCTGCTGCTGACCGCCGGCGCCTACCAGTGGTCGCCGACCAAGGCCGCCTGCCTGGCCCACTGCCGGGGGCCGGTGGCGTTCCTCCTGAGCCATTGGCGGCCCGGCATCGGCGGCGGCTGGCGCATGGGCCTGGCCCATGCCGCCTACTGCCTGGGCTGTTGCTGGGCGCTGATGGGCCTGTTGTTCGTCGCAGGGGTGATGAACCTGTTGTGGGTGGCGGCTATCGGCGCCTATGTGCTGCTGGAGAAGACCCTGCCCCTGGGCCTCTGGCTCGGGCGCTGCACCGGGCTGCTGCTGATCGCCGGGGGCACCGCGCTGCTGCTCGCCTAACCGCGCTTAAGGCCGCGGCGTGCAGCAGGTAAGATGGACGGCCCCGCCGCCGTCGACCCCAGCCCCATGTCCTACAGCGTATCGCCCATAGGTTTCGTCCGCTCCTGCTTCAAGGAGAAGTTCGCCATCCCGCGTCAGCCGCACCTGGCGCCGGCCGCCCGCGGGGTCCTGGAACTGCTGCCGCCCTTCGACCAGGGCGACGCGGTGCAAGGCCTGGAGCAGGTCAGCCATGTCTGGCTGCTGTTCCTGTTCCACCAGGCGCTGGAGGACAAGCCGCGGCTGAAGGTACGCCCGCCGCGCCTGGGCGGCAACCAGTCGCTGGGCGTGTTCGCCAGCCGCGCCACCCACAGGCCCAACGGCATCGGCCAGTCGGTGGTCAAGCTGGATCGGGTCGAGCCGGGCCGGCTCTGGCTGTCCGGCATCGACCTGCTGGACGGCACGCCGGTGCTGGATATCAAGCCCTACGTGCCCTATGCCGACTGCGTCGGCGAGGCCGTCAACGCCATCGCCGCCGACGCGCCGCGGCCGATTGCCGTCGACTGGCTGGCACCGGCGCTGGCCCAGGCCCAGGCCCACGAGCGGCGCCTGGGGGAGCCGCTGGTCGCGCTGATCGAGCAATGCCTGGCCCAGGACCCCCGCCCCGCCTACCAGCTGCCGTCACCGCAGCGGCGCTACGGCGCCGCCTTCTGGGATGTCGACGTGCGCTGGCACTACCCCCAGCCCGGACGGATCTGCGTGCTGGAAGTGGTCGAAGCCGCTCGGCACGCCTAGCCCGGCCGCTCAGCGAGCCGGATTGAGCGCCAGTGCGTCCGCCTCGATGGCCTCCTGGCTGAGGATCAGCGGCTCGACCAGCGGCCGACTGGCGAGGAAGTGCGCACTGCGCAGATGCGCCGCGAACGCCGCCTCGTCGACATAGACCTCGTACAGCCACACCAGCTGGGGATCGCCGCGATCGCGCAGCACGTCGAACGTCAGGCAGCCCGGTTCGTCGCGTACCGAGGCCGCCGCGTTGACGCCCATGGCCGCCATGAAGGCGTCGAAGCAGCCGGGTTTGAGTCGGGTCTTGAGCAGCAAGCAGTACACGGAGCGATCCTTTTGTCTTATATTTGTCGCTAATTGTATACAAAACGGAGTACACATCAATGCTCGAACGTCCCGGCCGTCTCAACGGCCTGCGCCATCTGGCCTTGCAGGTTCGCGACCTGGAGGCCTGCGAACGCTTCTACGTCGATGTCCTCGGCATGCAGGTGCTGCACCGCGCCAGCCAGGACCTGGTCTACCTGACCTGCGGTAACGACAACCTCTCCCTCGGCCGCGCCCGTGGCGACAGCCAGGGCCAGCAGGCGATGGACCACTTCGGCTTCATCGTCGACAGCGTGGAGGAGCTGGAGGCCTGGTACCAGTACCTCAAGGCCCTGGGCGTGCCCCTGCTGGACCGCCCCTTCGACCATGGCGACGGCGCGCGCAGCTTCCACCTGCTCGACCCGGCCGGCAACAAGGTGCAGCCGATCTACCACCCGGCCGTGTCCGGCCAGCGCTTCGGCTCATAGGCAGGCCCTCGAGGGCGCGGCGGCGTGGGTTCCACCGCGCCGCCCAGGCCCCTTTTCAGCGCGCCTGCAGGCTTTCCCGGAAGTATTGCTTCCACTGCCATGGGCCGGCGTCTAAGGTTGCTCTATGTCCACGCGCCTGTGCGTATCGCCTCCCCAGCCGATACCCAGCAGCCAGAACGCGATGATCGAGCGATGAAAAAACCGCCCTACCTACCGAGCAGCAATGTCATCGACCTCCTGCTCGATGCCATCTGCGTCGTCGATCGAGAAGGGCACTTCGTATTCGTCAGCGCGGCCGGCGAGCACATCTTCGGCTATACCCCCGAGGAACTGGTCGGCCGCCCCATGATCGACCTGGTCTTGCCCGAAGACCGCGCCATGACCCTGCAAACGGCCGCGGAAGTCATGGCCGGCATCAGCAAGCCGCACTTCGAGAACCGCTATGTGCGCAAGGACGGCCGGATCATCCACATCATGTGGTCGGCGCGCTGGTCTGAGGAGGAGCAGGTGCGCATCGCCGTGGCCCGCGACATCACCGAACGCAAGCGCAGCGAGTCGATGCTGGCGGCCGCTTATGCCCTCTCCGAGGCGGCGCACTCCGCCGAGGACCTGCGCGGTCTGTTTCAGCAGGTGCACCGGATCGTCGGCGATCTGCTGCCGGCCAGCCATTTCACCGTCGTGCTGCGCGATGAGCAGAGTGCCGAGTTGAGCGTCGCCTACCAGAGCCCGCAGGAGGCGGCATCGCCGCAAGCGGATCCTCTCGCGCTCAGCACGCCGCTCATCCGTAGCGGGCAGCCCCTGCTGCATTCGCCGAAGCCGGCCGGCGACGGCGCTACGCCGCGGTGGCTGGGCGTGCCCCTGAACTCGCGCAAGGGCACCATCGGCGCCCTGATCGTGCAGAGTCATGACCAAGCCCTGCACTACGGCGAGCGCGACAAGGAACTGCTGCAGTACGTATCGACCCAGGTCGCCGCCGCCGTCGAGCATCAGCAGATGCTCGGCCGCCTGCAGTTCATGGCGCAGTACGACCAACTCACGCGACTGCCCAACCGCACCCTGCTGCACGACCGTGTACAGCTCGCCCTGGCCCGCGCCCACCGCGACCGGGCGCAACTGGCGCTGCTGTTCCTCGACCTGGACGGGTTCAAGCAGGTCAACGACAGCTGCGGTCACGCCATCGGCGATCGACTGCTGCAGAGGGTCGCCGAACGCCTGCAGCACTGCGTCCGGGAGACGGACACGATCGCGCGCCTGGGCGGCGACGAGTTCGTGGTGCTGCTCGAAGATATCCATTCGCCGGAGCAGGTCGCGACGGTCGCAGAGAAGATCCGCCAGGCCCTCGGCCGCCCCTTCGACCTGGGCCCGCATGCCCTGTGCGTCCCGCCCAGCATCGGCGTGGCGCTCTATCCGCAGCACGGCGGCGATATGCAGCAACTGCTGCAGCAGGCCGACAGCGCCATGTACCAGGCGAAAAAGCGCGGCGGCAACGCCTTCCACATCGCCTCGACGCCCGCTGCGGCCCTCGCCGGGCCCTAGCGTCGCCCGGCCAGGCACCCTCACAGCGAATCAGCGCCCAACAAAAAAGCTCGCCGTCGGCGAGCTTTTTTGTTGCTGTGGCGCGTGCGCTCTACTTCTCGACGAAGGCGCGCTCGATCAGGTAGTCGCCCGGCTCGCCCAGCCGCGGCGAGATCTTCAGGCCGAAACCGTCCAACACGGCGCTGGTCTCGTCGAGCATGCTCGGGCTGCCGCAGATCATCGCGCGGTCGTCCTGCGGATTGATCGGCGGCAGGCCGATATCGCGGAACAGTTTGCCGCTGCGCATCAGGTCGGTCAGGCGGCCCTGGTTCTCGAACTCCTCGCGGGTCACGGTCGGGTAGTAGATCAGCTTGCTCTTCAGGGCATCGCCGAAGTACTCGTTCTGCGGCAGGTGCTCGGTGATGAACTCGCGGTAGGCCACCTCGTTGACGTAGCGCACGCCGTGCACCAGCACCACCTTCTCGTAGCGCTCGTAGGTCTCCGGGTCCTGGATCACGCTCATGAAGGGGGCCAGGCCGGTGCCGGTGCTGAGCAGGTAGAGGTGCTTGCCCGGCAGCAGGTCGTCCAGCAGCAGGGTGCCGGTGGGCTTGCGGCTGACCATCAGCTCGTCACCGGGTTTGAGGTGCTGCAGCTTGGAGGTCAGCGGGCCGTCGGCCACCTTGATGCTGAAGAACTCCAAGTGATCCTCATAGTTCGGGCTGGCGATGGAGTAGGCACGCATCAGCGGGCGACCGTTGTCCTGTTGCAGGCCGATCATCACGAATTGGCCGTTCTCGAACCGCAGCCCCGCATTGCGGGTGGTCTTGAAACTGAACAGGGTGTCGTTCCAGTGGTGGACGCTGAGCACACGCTCGACGTTCAGGTTACTCATGCTGGCTTCCTCAGAGACGCGGTGACCCGAAGCGGGTGATTGCGCGGCATTCTAGGCGGGCGCAGAATATCTGTTAAGTGGATTATTATGATATAGGTTATCGGTTATATAGATATGCGATTTACTCTTAGGCAACTCCAGGTCTTCGTCATCGCCGCCCAGCAGGAAAGCGTCTCCCGTGCCGCCGAGGCGCTGGCCCTGTCGCAGTCGGCCACCAGCACCTCGCTGAGCGAGCTGGAGCGGCAGTCGGGCTGCCAGCTGTTCGACCGCTCGGGCAAGCGCCTGCGCCTCAACGCCCTCGGCCGCCAGCTGCTGCCCGAGGCGGTGGCGCTGCTCGACCAGGCCAAGGAGATCGAACGCCTGCTCGCCGGCAAGAGCGGTTTCGGCTCGCTGGACGTGGGCGCCACCCTGACCGTCGGCAACTACCTGGCCACCCTGCTGATCGGCAGCTTCATGCAGCGTCACCCCGAGTGCCGGGTGCGCCTGCAGGTGCACAACACCGCCCATGTGGTGCAGCAGAT encodes:
- a CDS encoding DUF2182 domain-containing protein, with the protein product MRREQWLCLLCLLLLTGMAWWLLLRMAEDMAATGSMLAMAAMPMPWAARDALLMLAMWAVMMVGMMLPGALPMFLLYQQMLRRYLDPPERRLALLLFCLAYLLLWAAFGLLATALQWGLEQLALLDPQLRSNNRWLAAALLLTAGAYQWSPTKAACLAHCRGPVAFLLSHWRPGIGGGWRMGLAHAAYCLGCCWALMGLLFVAGVMNLLWVAAIGAYVLLEKTLPLGLWLGRCTGLLLIAGGTALLLA
- the tsaA gene encoding tRNA (N6-threonylcarbamoyladenosine(37)-N6)-methyltransferase TrmO; amino-acid sequence: MSYSVSPIGFVRSCFKEKFAIPRQPHLAPAARGVLELLPPFDQGDAVQGLEQVSHVWLLFLFHQALEDKPRLKVRPPRLGGNQSLGVFASRATHRPNGIGQSVVKLDRVEPGRLWLSGIDLLDGTPVLDIKPYVPYADCVGEAVNAIAADAPRPIAVDWLAPALAQAQAHERRLGEPLVALIEQCLAQDPRPAYQLPSPQRRYGAAFWDVDVRWHYPQPGRICVLEVVEAARHA
- a CDS encoding putative quinol monooxygenase, producing MYCLLLKTRLKPGCFDAFMAAMGVNAAASVRDEPGCLTFDVLRDRGDPQLVWLYEVYVDEAAFAAHLRSAHFLASRPLVEPLILSQEAIEADALALNPAR
- a CDS encoding VOC family protein, which gives rise to MLERPGRLNGLRHLALQVRDLEACERFYVDVLGMQVLHRASQDLVYLTCGNDNLSLGRARGDSQGQQAMDHFGFIVDSVEELEAWYQYLKALGVPLLDRPFDHGDGARSFHLLDPAGNKVQPIYHPAVSGQRFGS
- a CDS encoding GGDEF domain-containing protein, with protein sequence MKKPPYLPSSNVIDLLLDAICVVDREGHFVFVSAAGEHIFGYTPEELVGRPMIDLVLPEDRAMTLQTAAEVMAGISKPHFENRYVRKDGRIIHIMWSARWSEEEQVRIAVARDITERKRSESMLAAAYALSEAAHSAEDLRGLFQQVHRIVGDLLPASHFTVVLRDEQSAELSVAYQSPQEAASPQADPLALSTPLIRSGQPLLHSPKPAGDGATPRWLGVPLNSRKGTIGALIVQSHDQALHYGERDKELLQYVSTQVAAAVEHQQMLGRLQFMAQYDQLTRLPNRTLLHDRVQLALARAHRDRAQLALLFLDLDGFKQVNDSCGHAIGDRLLQRVAERLQHCVRETDTIARLGGDEFVVLLEDIHSPEQVATVAEKIRQALGRPFDLGPHALCVPPSIGVALYPQHGGDMQQLLQQADSAMYQAKKRGGNAFHIASTPAAALAGP
- the fpr gene encoding ferredoxin--NADP reductase — protein: MSNLNVERVLSVHHWNDTLFSFKTTRNAGLRFENGQFVMIGLQQDNGRPLMRAYSIASPNYEDHLEFFSIKVADGPLTSKLQHLKPGDELMVSRKPTGTLLLDDLLPGKHLYLLSTGTGLAPFMSVIQDPETYERYEKVVLVHGVRYVNEVAYREFITEHLPQNEYFGDALKSKLIYYPTVTREEFENQGRLTDLMRSGKLFRDIGLPPINPQDDRAMICGSPSMLDETSAVLDGFGLKISPRLGEPGDYLIERAFVEK